A portion of the Malania oleifera isolate guangnan ecotype guangnan chromosome 3, ASM2987363v1, whole genome shotgun sequence genome contains these proteins:
- the LOC131150905 gene encoding uncharacterized protein LOC131150905, with the protein MASGSSGRTNSGAKGFDFGTDDILCSYEDYGAQESSNGSHSDPAIGASAGKEFHKNRISRSSLFPTSTYGPQEDSLNQDVICTVEKTMKKYADNLMRFLEGISSRLSQLELYCYNLDKSIAEMRSDLVRDHGEADTKLKSVEKHLQEVHRSVQILRDKQELAEAQKELAKLQLAQKESSSASHSQHSEERGTPTASDSQRSDNASDMSNQQLALALPHQVAPQPSLPPRPIEQQQPVAPPSQAPVQNVTQPQAYYLPPTTQLPAQTQHPQGQYLSSDPQYRTPQLQDISRVAPQPAQSQVSQATQVHQLPQYQQPWAQQMPQQVQPPQQPSMQPQIRPQSTSVYPPYPSQPANPSLPETLPISMPMQVPYSGISQPGASRADVMPYGYGGVGRTVQQQQQPSPLPQHVKGNFAGQPGDGYSATGPHPALSHGNAYVMYDTEGGRAHHPQQSPPFSQGGYPPSNVSLQNPQPTTSANLMSRNPSTQILRNHPYTELIDKLVSMGYRGDHVVGAIQRMEETGQPVDFNSVLDRLNVLSSGGSQRGW; encoded by the exons ATGGCTTCTGGATCTTCCGGTCGAACCAATTCTGGTGCGAAGGGGTTTGATTTTGGGACCGATGATATTCTTTGCTCGTATGAAGATTACGGTGCGCAAGAGAGCTCCAACGGAAGCCACTCTGATCCGGCGATCGGAGCAAGTGCTGGCAAG GAATTCCATAAAAACAGAATCTCTAGATCATCGTTGTTCCCCACTAGTACCTATGGGCCCCAGGAAGACTCTCTCAACCAAGATGTGATTTGTACTGTTGAAAAGACGATGAAAAAATATGCTGACAACCTCATGCGTTTTCTTGAGGGAATCAGTTCTCGTCTGTCACAGCTGGAATTGTACTGCTATAATCTTGATAAGTCAATTGCAGAAATGCGATCTGATTTGGTTCGCGATCATGGGGAAGCTGATACAAAGCTTAAATCTGTTGAGAAGCATCTTCAAGAA GTCCACAGGTCAGTGCAGATTCTGAGGGACAAGCAAGAGCTTGCGGAAGCACAAAAAGAACTAGCTAAACTTCAGCTGGCACAGAAAGAATCGTCTTCTGCTAGCCATTCCCAACACAGTGAGGAGAGAGGTACCCCCACAGCCTCAGACTCCCAAAGGTCTGACAATGCATCAGATATGAGTAACCAGCAGTTAGCTCTTGCTCTACCCCACCAAGTGGCTCCTCAGCCTTCACTTCCGCCCAGACCTATCGAGCAGCAACAGCCTGTGGCGCCCCCCTCACAAGCTCCAGTTCAGAATGTGACCCAACCACAGGCATACTACTTACCTCCAACCACCCAGTTACCAGCCCAAACGCAACATCCTCAGGGTCAATATTTGTCGTCTGACCCTCAATACCGAACACCTCAACTGCAGGATATTTCTAGGGTGGCACCACAGCCAGCACAATCCCAGGTTAGTCAGGCAACCCAAGTTCATCAATTGCCTCAGTATCAGCAACCATGGGCACAGCAAATGCCGCAGCAGGTGCAACCACCACAGCAACCATCTATGCAACCCCAGATCAGACCCCAGTCGACATCAGTTTACCCTCCCTATCCAAGCCAACCTGCAAACCCATCTCTTCCAGAGACACTCCCGATCAGCATGCCAATGCAAGTGCCATATTCAGGAATTTCTCAGCCTGGGGCAAGCCGTGCTGATGTCATGCCTTATGGGTATGGCGGGGTTGGTAGAACAGttcaacagcagcagcagccgtCACCACTTCCACAGCATGTCAAGGGAAATTTTGCAGGGCAGCCTGGGGATGGGTACTCGGCCACTGGGCCGCACCCTGCTCTCTCCCATGGGAATGCATATGTGATGTATGACACTGAGGGAGGGAGAGCACATCATCCTCAACAATCACCACCCTTCTCACAAGGTGGCTATCCTCCGTCAAATGTTTCTCTTCAGAATCCACAGCCAACCACTAGTGCAAATCTTATGTCCCGGAATCCAAGCACTCAAATTCTTCGCAACCATCCTTACACTGAGTTGATTGATAAATTGGTGAGCATGGGTTACAGGGGAGATCATGTTGTTGGTGCGATACAAAGGATGGAGGAGACTGGCCAGCCTGTGGATTTTAATTCTGTGCTTGACAGGTTGAATGTGCTTTCTTCTGGAGGTTCTCAAAGAGGATGGTGA